The proteins below come from a single Sander lucioperca isolate FBNREF2018 chromosome 20, SLUC_FBN_1.2, whole genome shotgun sequence genomic window:
- the LOC116054766 gene encoding receptor-type tyrosine-protein phosphatase zeta-like isoform X5, translating into METAVHRSDILISQLLLFSQIVVAAEPMVRGLRKLPEDVDWSYSGALNQHNWGKKYPPCNSARQSPVDIDETFTQVRLQYQNLQLEGWDELTAESSTIHNNGKAVSLRVEGEFFVSGGGLSSRFRVATITFHWGHCNATSDGSEHSLNGMKYPLEMQIYCYDPDDFQSLEDAIREGGRIAALAVLFEISLEDNENVRPVIEAVNTVSRFGKSGSMEAFTMRSLLPNNTDKYYIYNGSLTTPPCSETVEWIIFKHTVAISETQLEVFCEVMTMQQAGYVILTDYLQSNFREQQQQFMGQVFASYTGVEEVLTPTCSSEPENVQADAQNDTTIMVMWERPRVVYDTTIDWYTVTYQRLQGQDQSKQEYRTDGDQDVGAIIPSLLANSSYVVQVVAICTNGLRGRWSDQIIVDMPLDDPESDSDPDAVTKDLEGRREVSSKAKSEKPENQNQVDLSPEDHSPVEEIPVEQTRVYQNQPSHHQNLPVQVSTPKTPYESAVLQKPRSNQNGKKKPDRNGSSPDDMDQNWIYEDSDTTPGPLTNAGFDSNGAIWVTEVTEQPGFLFPVARTHTLPAVRRQITEEASLSVLRHQSGDHSTQDRAGESALPSPQTDVYTPPVEDVQVTDIFYEDTVNNSPLESNTSAATVSSSAAAVLPGSKVDKVSLPSSGDKPLPETITSDSSSPPPLWITARAATPSNTLAESVYKSFTTTPLLRALMHTTQPMFNEGSNSSHESRVGLVAGLEREKRTVVPLAVVSTLTILCLLVLVGILVYWRNCFQVANFYPDDSASPKVISAPSTPLLLATDGHEPLSVKQFVKHVMELHTTNTFSKEFEEVQACTVEIGITADSSNHPDNKSKNRYINILAYDHSRVKLSNSLDRDGKCGDYINANFVDGYERTRAYIAAQGPLRAGREDFWRMIWQQNVGVIVMITNLKEKGRTKCDQYWPEENQEEYGPYQVTLKSSKTFAYYTLRTFTVRDTTNKVSQRRVEHTVLHYHYTQWPDMGVPEYTLPVLSFIRASSRARTQEMGPVLVHCSAGVGRTGTYIVIDSMLQQIQDQGTVNVLGFLKHVRTQRNFLVQTEEQYVFIHDTLVEAILSRGTSVTSDLLHTYVSDLLTPGALGRTRMDKQFKLISQRQAKHADYSTALRDGNAERNRARALMPVERSRVCLTAAESNSTGYINASYVMGHHHSKEFIVSQTPLSSTVADFWRMIWEHGTHTVVRLPDTHCQSEQGESCVYWPSNDQPMSFEGFTVSYSGEEHVCLSNDERLLVQDFTVDSPENNYVLEVRQYSAACWPNPDSPIRNCFDLVSTVREHSRHSDRPTIIHDPLGGATSGLFCALTALSSQLEEEGAVDVYQVARMTNLMRPGVFNDLEQYQYLYRAVLSVVSSQEDQRALQSPETNGSVPLGQTNIAESLESLM; encoded by the exons GTGCCCTGAACCAGCACAACTGGGGAAAGAAGTACCCGCCCTGTAACAGCGCCCGGCAGTCTCCTGTGGACATCGACGAGACGTTCACCCAGGTCCGGCTGCAGTACCAGAATCTACAACTAGAAGGCTGGGACGAACTGACCGCAGAGTCCAGCACCATCCACAACAACGGGaaggctg TCTCCCTCCGTGTGGAAGGGGAGTTCTTTGTTAGTGGAGGAGGGCTGAGCTCCAGGTTCCGTGTTGCTACAATCACCTTCCACTGGGGGCACTGCAATGCCACATCAGATGGGTCTGAACACAGCCTGAATGGGATGAAATACCCTCTGGAG ATGCAGATCTACTGTTACGATCCAGATGACTTCCAAAGTCTGGAGGACGCTATTCGAGAAGGAGGGAGGATCGCTGCCTTGGCAGTGCTCTTTGAG ATCAGCTTGGAAGACAACGAGAACGTCCGCCCTGTAATAGAGGCCGTCAACACTGTCAGCAGGTTTG GTAAGAGCGGATCGATGGAAGCTTTCACCATGCGGTCCTTGCTGCCAAATAACACCGATAAATATTACATCTACAATGGCTCACTAACTACACCTCCCTGCTCTGAAACGGTGGAGTGGATCATCTTTAAACACACTGTGGCCAtatcagaaacacag TTGGAGGTGTTCTGTGAGGTGATGACCATGCAGCAGGCTGGATATGTGATACTGACGGATTACCTGCAGAGCAACTTcagggagcagcagcagcagttcatggGCCAGGTGTTTGCCTCGTACACCGGAGTGGAGGAAGTGCTCACACCCA CCTGCAGCTCGGAGCCAGAGAACGTTCAGGCCGACGCCCAGAACGACACAACCATCATGGTGATGTGGGAGCGTCCCCGTGTGGTTTACGACACAACCATCGACTGGTACACCGTCACATACCAGAGGCTACAGGGCCAAGACCAGAGCAAGCAGGAGTACAGGACAGACGGGGACCAGGACGTG GGTGCCATCATCCCTAGCCTGCTGGCCAACAGCAGCTATGTGGTTCAGGTGGTTGCTATTTGCACCAATGGACTCAGAGGACGATGGAGTGACCAGATTATAGTGGACATGCCTTTAGATGACCctg aAAGTGATTCGGATCCCGACGCCGTCACAAAGGATTTGGAAGGCCGCAGGGAG GTCTCATCTAAAGCCAAATCAGAGAAGCCAGAGAACCAGAATCAGGTAGATTTGTCTCCAGAGGACCACAGCCCCGTGGAGGAGATCCCAGTGGAGCAGACCAGAGTTTACCAGAACCAGCCTTCCCACCACCAGAACCTCCCGGTCCAGGTCAGCACCCCAAAGACTCCCTATGAGTCCGCCGTTCTACAGAAACCTCGATCCAACCAGAATGGGAAAAAGAAGCCGGACCGGAACGGGTCTAGTCCCGATGATATGGATCAGAACTGGATTTACGAGGACAGTGATACAACACCCGGGCCGCTCACTAACGCCGGTTTTGACAGCAACGGCGCAATATGGGTCACTGAGGTAACCGAGCAGCCGGGCTTCCTGTTTCCAGTCGCTCGGACACACACACTGCCGGCGGTTCGCCGACAAATCACAGAAGAGGCCTCGTTGTCAGTGTTGCGACATCAG TCAGGGGATCACAGTACACAAGACCGAGCTGGAGAAAGTGCCCTCCCTTCTCCCCAGACGGACGTGTACACCCCTCCTGTGGAGGACGTCCAAGTCACAGATATCTTCTATGAAGACACAGTCAACAACTCTCCACTAGAAAGCAACACCTCTGCTGCAACAGTGTCAtcgtctgctgctgctgtgttgcCAG GTAGTAAAGTGGACAAAGTCTCCCTGCCATCCTCTGGAGACAAACCTCTACCAGAAACCATCACCTCCGATTCCTCCAGCCCGCCCCCCCTCTGGATCACGGCGAGGGCGGCCACCCCCAGCAACACGCTGGCTGAGTCCGTCTACAAATCATTCACCACCACCCCTCTCCTCAGGGCACTGATGCATACGACCCAGCCCATGTTCAACG AGGGAAGCAACAGCAGCCACGAGTCTCGGGTCGGGCTGGTCGCTGGTCtggagagggagaagaggacAGTCGTTCCTCTGGCTGTCGTCTCCACTCTCACCATCCTCTGTCTGCTGGTGCTGGTGGGCATACTGGTCTActggag AAACTGTTTCCAGGTGGCTAATTTCTACCCAGATGACAGTGCGTCACCTAAAGTCATATCAGCTCCATCTACACCCCTGCTGCTGGCCacag ACGGTCACGAGCCGCTGTCGGTGAAACAGTTTGTGAAGCATGTCATGGAGCTGCACACCACCAACACTTTCTCCAAGGAGTTTGAG GAAGTGCAGGCGTGCACCGTGGAGATCGGCATCACTGCAGACAGCTCCAATCACCCCGACAACAAAAGCAAGAACAGATACATAAACATACTGGCCT ATGACCACAGTAGAGTCAAACTGTCCAACAGCTTGGACAGAGATGGGAAATGTGGAGACTACATCAACGCTAACTTTGTAGAT GGTTATGAGCGAACGAGGGCGTACATCGCAGCTCAGGGGCCCCTCCGAGCGGGCCGGGAGGACTTCTGGAGGATGATCTGGCAGCAGAATGTTGGAGTGATTGTCATGATCACCAACCTCAAGGAAAAAGGACGG ACAAAATGTGACCAGTACTGGccggaggagaaccaggaagaGTACGGCCCGTACCAGGTGACCCTGAAAAGCAGCAAGACCTTCGCTTACTACACACTGCGGACGTTCACTGTCAGAGATACCACAAATAAG GTTTCTCAGAGGAGAGTTGAACACACCGTCCTCCATTACCACTACACCCAGTGGCCTGACATGGGCGTCCCAGAATACACTCTGCCTGTCCTGTCCTTCATCAGAGCATCCTCCCGGGCGCGGACACAGGAGATGGGACCTGTACTGGTACACTGCag TGCCGGTGTAGGAAGGACCGGAACCTACATAGTGATAGACAGCATGCTGCAGCAGATCCAGGATCAGGGTACGGTGAACGTTCTTGGTTTCCTGAAACATGTCCGAACGCAGAGGAACTTCCTGGTTCAGACGGAG GAGCAGTACGTGTTCATCCATGACACTCTGGTGGAGGCCATCTTGAGCCGTGGCACCTcggtgacctctgacctcctccACACTTATGTGTCTGACCTTCTAACCCCTGGGGCGTTAGGCAGGACGCGCATGGACAAACAGTTCAAG TTGATCAGTCAGCGTCAGGCCAAGCACGCAGACTACAGCACCGCCCTGAGAGACGGCAATGCGGAGAGGAACAGAGCCAGAGCTCTGATGCCTG TGGAAAGATCAAGAGTGTGTCTGACCGCTGCCGAGTCTAACTCCACCGGGTACATCAACGCCTCCTACGTCATG GGACATCACCACAGTAAGGAGTTCATAGTGAGCCAGACTCCTCTGAGCAGCACGGTGGCAGATTTCTGGAGAATGATCTGGGAACACGGCACACACACTGTTGTCCGTCTGCCAGACACACACTGTcag AGTGAACAGGGGGAGTCTTGTGTTTACTGGCCCAGTAACGACCAGCCAATGAGCTTTGAGGGTTTCACTGTGTCGTACTCGGGGGAGgagcatgtgtgtctgtccaaTGACGAGAGACTTTTGGTGCAGGACTTTACAGTGGACTCTCcagag AACAATTATGTGTTGGAGGTGCGTCAGtatagcgccgcctgctggccCAACCCAGACAGTCCCATTAGGAACTGTTTTGATCTGGTCAGCACAGTCAGAGAGCACAGCAGACATTCAGACAGACCCACAATCATACACGATCC gctggGAGGTGCTACATCAGGGCTGTTCTGTGCCCTCACCGCCCTGTCCAGTCAGCTAGAGGAGGAGGGAGCGGTAGACGTTTACCAGGTGGCACGGATGACCAACCTCATGAGGCCTGGGGTTTTTAATGATTTA GAGCAGTACCAGTATCTGTACCGAGCTGTGCTGAGTGTGGTGAGCAGCCAGGAAGACCAGAGAGCCCTGCAGAGTCCAGAAACCAACGGATCGGTACCACTGGGACAGACCAACATCGCTGAGAGCCTGGAGTCACTCATGTAG